Proteins from a single region of Fundulus heteroclitus isolate FHET01 chromosome 12, MU-UCD_Fhet_4.1, whole genome shotgun sequence:
- the LOC118564785 gene encoding aminopeptidase O-like isoform X1, with the protein METDGDLNPDTDDLPLRANTSHILVRHYALDLSVHFDKKIISGSVVLFLEPRSAGGPKTEDDVGSEAGHCARQRPDNDGTAFESPAEGSRSSGSADAEDFTLVLDCCDLDVSRVEEVDVDSVSALLGFPPKVASEDTSASSRAAFIQHLLSMPSARWREKHRLFSLCGRGPGARNAGSLGFQTDRWSLQVRKAGVKSPQSFPRIIRIHYATRPLGGSVRWTKDQDNRECVYTAGSPINNRALFPCQEPPVAMSTWQARVRAPSDCVVLMSGDDQAAPAENGDTHFLIWNYYVTMPMPASTFTLAVGHWRQVPAETPSAPGKEAEGGVDCSGPTAELVSGLRNSTGEVVRGSPHQTGSRDEASGSDAAFCHSSLGDQELSLTDYSGMVDDGISCSHGDYPCRFAERSAWSQRVVPHRVFSPVCLLQKAQMGVLKLLPQCLAAAHAVLGVHPFPRLDVLIVPAGFSSLGMARPRHLGPSGSDRKGTAFPLAL; encoded by the exons ATGGAGACAGACGGGGACCTTAACCCAGACACGGATGACCTCCCACTGCGGGCCAACACCAGCCACATACTTGTCAGACATTATGCGTTGGACCTGAGCGTCCATTTCGACAAGAAGATCATCAGCGGCAGCGTAGTTCTGTTCCTTGAGCCTCGCTCTGCCGGGGGGCCTAAAACCGAGGACGATGTCGGATCAGAAGCTGGACACTGTGCCAGGCAGCGACCGGACAATGACGGCACGGCGTTTGAAAGTCCCGCTGAGGGTTCGCGTTCATCGGGGAGCGCTGATGCAGAGGATTTCACCTTAGTGCTGGACTGCTGTGACCTGGACGTGTCCAGGGTGGAAGAGGTGGACGTCGATTCGGTGTCGGCGCTGTTGGGCTTCCCCCCGAAGGTTGCGTCTGAGGACACGTCGGCGAGCTCACGAGCTGCTTTTATTCAGCACCTTCTCTCCATGCCCTCCGCCCGCTGGAGGGAGAAGCACCGGCTGTTTTCGCTGTGCGGCCGCGGGCCCGGTGCCCGGAATGCCGGCTCGCTTGGTTTTCAAACAGACCGCTGGAGTTTGCAGGTGAGAAAGGCGGGCGTCAAGTCTCCGCAGAGCTTCCCCCGAATTATTAGGATCCACTACGCGACAAGGCCGCTGGGAGGGTCTGTGAGGTGGACCAAGGACCAAGACAACAG GGAGTGTGTTTACACCGCCGGTTCTCCCATCAACAACCGAGCCCTCTTCCCCTGCCAGGAGCCGCCGGTTGCCATGTCAACGTGGCAGGCGAGGGTACGGGCCCCCAGCGACTGCGTGGTGTTGATGAGCGGGGACGACCAGGCTGCTCCAGCTGAGAACGGGGACACAC ATTTCCTTATCTGGAACTATTACGTCACGATGCCCATGCCTGCGTCCACTTTCACCTTGGCCGTGGGACACTGGCGGCAGGTCCCCGCAGAAACTCCTTCGGCTCCTGGGAAAGAGGCCGAAGGCGGGGTGGACTGCAGCGGCCCCACGGCCGAGCTTGTGTCAGGACTTAGAAACTCCACTGGCGAAGTAGTAAGGGGCTCTCCACATCAGACTGGCAG CAGAGACGAGGCCTCCGGCTCCGACGCTGCATTCTGTCATTCCTCCCTCGGGGACCAGGAGCTCTCTTTAACTGATTATTCAGGCATGGTGGATGACGGCATCTCCTGTTCCCATGGCGACTACCCCTGTCGGTTTGCTGAGCGGTCGGCTTGGTCCCAGCGGGTGGTTCCGCACCGTGTATTTAGCCCCGTCTGCCTGCTCCAGAAGGCCCAG atggGAGTCCTCAAGCTGCTGCCTCAGTGTTTGGCTGCAGCCCATGCTGTATTAGGGGTGCATCCTTTTCCCCGCCTTGACGTCCTTATCGTCCCAGCAGGGTTCTCCAGTCTGGGCATGGCCAG
- the LOC118564785 gene encoding aminopeptidase O-like isoform X2 produces METDGDLNPDTDDLPLRANTSHILVRHYALDLSVHFDKKIISGSVVLFLEPRSAGGPKTEDDVGSEAGHCARQRPDNDGTAFESPAEGSRSSGSADAEDFTLVLDCCDLDVSRVEEVDVDSVSALLGFPPKVASEDTSASSRAAFIQHLLSMPSARWREKHRLFSLCGRGPGARNAGSLGFQTDRWSLQVRKAGVKSPQSFPRIIRIHYATRPLGGSVRWTKDQDNRECVYTAGSPINNRALFPCQEPPVAMSTWQARVRAPSDCVVLMSGDDQAAPAENGDTHFLIWNYYVTMPMPASTFTLAVGHWRQVPAETPSAPGKEAEGGVDCSGPTAELVSGLRNSTGEVVRGSPHQTGRDEASGSDAAFCHSSLGDQELSLTDYSGMVDDGISCSHGDYPCRFAERSAWSQRVVPHRVFSPVCLLQKAQMGVLKLLPQCLAAAHAVLGVHPFPRLDVLIVPAGFSSLGMARPRHLGPSGSDRKGTAFPLAL; encoded by the exons ATGGAGACAGACGGGGACCTTAACCCAGACACGGATGACCTCCCACTGCGGGCCAACACCAGCCACATACTTGTCAGACATTATGCGTTGGACCTGAGCGTCCATTTCGACAAGAAGATCATCAGCGGCAGCGTAGTTCTGTTCCTTGAGCCTCGCTCTGCCGGGGGGCCTAAAACCGAGGACGATGTCGGATCAGAAGCTGGACACTGTGCCAGGCAGCGACCGGACAATGACGGCACGGCGTTTGAAAGTCCCGCTGAGGGTTCGCGTTCATCGGGGAGCGCTGATGCAGAGGATTTCACCTTAGTGCTGGACTGCTGTGACCTGGACGTGTCCAGGGTGGAAGAGGTGGACGTCGATTCGGTGTCGGCGCTGTTGGGCTTCCCCCCGAAGGTTGCGTCTGAGGACACGTCGGCGAGCTCACGAGCTGCTTTTATTCAGCACCTTCTCTCCATGCCCTCCGCCCGCTGGAGGGAGAAGCACCGGCTGTTTTCGCTGTGCGGCCGCGGGCCCGGTGCCCGGAATGCCGGCTCGCTTGGTTTTCAAACAGACCGCTGGAGTTTGCAGGTGAGAAAGGCGGGCGTCAAGTCTCCGCAGAGCTTCCCCCGAATTATTAGGATCCACTACGCGACAAGGCCGCTGGGAGGGTCTGTGAGGTGGACCAAGGACCAAGACAACAG GGAGTGTGTTTACACCGCCGGTTCTCCCATCAACAACCGAGCCCTCTTCCCCTGCCAGGAGCCGCCGGTTGCCATGTCAACGTGGCAGGCGAGGGTACGGGCCCCCAGCGACTGCGTGGTGTTGATGAGCGGGGACGACCAGGCTGCTCCAGCTGAGAACGGGGACACAC ATTTCCTTATCTGGAACTATTACGTCACGATGCCCATGCCTGCGTCCACTTTCACCTTGGCCGTGGGACACTGGCGGCAGGTCCCCGCAGAAACTCCTTCGGCTCCTGGGAAAGAGGCCGAAGGCGGGGTGGACTGCAGCGGCCCCACGGCCGAGCTTGTGTCAGGACTTAGAAACTCCACTGGCGAAGTAGTAAGGGGCTCTCCACATCAGACTGGCAG AGACGAGGCCTCCGGCTCCGACGCTGCATTCTGTCATTCCTCCCTCGGGGACCAGGAGCTCTCTTTAACTGATTATTCAGGCATGGTGGATGACGGCATCTCCTGTTCCCATGGCGACTACCCCTGTCGGTTTGCTGAGCGGTCGGCTTGGTCCCAGCGGGTGGTTCCGCACCGTGTATTTAGCCCCGTCTGCCTGCTCCAGAAGGCCCAG atggGAGTCCTCAAGCTGCTGCCTCAGTGTTTGGCTGCAGCCCATGCTGTATTAGGGGTGCATCCTTTTCCCCGCCTTGACGTCCTTATCGTCCCAGCAGGGTTCTCCAGTCTGGGCATGGCCAG
- the LOC118564785 gene encoding aminopeptidase O-like isoform X3 codes for METDGDLNPDTDDLPLRANTSHILVRHYALDLSVHFDKKIISGSVVLFLEPRSAGGPKTEDDVGSEAGHCARQRPDNDGTAFESPAEGSRSSGSADAEDFTLVLDCCDLDVSRVEEVDVDSVSALLGFPPKVASEDTSASSRAAFIQHLLSMPSARWREKHRLFSLCGRGPGARNAGSLGFQTDRWSLQVRKAGVKSPQSFPRIIRIHYATRPLGGSVRWTKDQDNRECVYTAGSPINNRALFPCQEPPVAMSTWQARVRAPSDCVVLMSGDDQAAPAENGDTHFLIWNYYVTMPMPASTFTLAVGHWRQVPAETPSAPGKEAEGGVDCSGPTAELVSGLRNSTGEVVRGSPHQTGSRDEASGSDAAFCHSSLGDQELSLTDYSGMVDDGISCSHGDYPCRFAERSAWSQRVVPHRVFSPVCLLQKAQMGVLKLLPQCLAAAHAVLGVHPFPRLDVLIVPAGFSSLGMAR; via the exons ATGGAGACAGACGGGGACCTTAACCCAGACACGGATGACCTCCCACTGCGGGCCAACACCAGCCACATACTTGTCAGACATTATGCGTTGGACCTGAGCGTCCATTTCGACAAGAAGATCATCAGCGGCAGCGTAGTTCTGTTCCTTGAGCCTCGCTCTGCCGGGGGGCCTAAAACCGAGGACGATGTCGGATCAGAAGCTGGACACTGTGCCAGGCAGCGACCGGACAATGACGGCACGGCGTTTGAAAGTCCCGCTGAGGGTTCGCGTTCATCGGGGAGCGCTGATGCAGAGGATTTCACCTTAGTGCTGGACTGCTGTGACCTGGACGTGTCCAGGGTGGAAGAGGTGGACGTCGATTCGGTGTCGGCGCTGTTGGGCTTCCCCCCGAAGGTTGCGTCTGAGGACACGTCGGCGAGCTCACGAGCTGCTTTTATTCAGCACCTTCTCTCCATGCCCTCCGCCCGCTGGAGGGAGAAGCACCGGCTGTTTTCGCTGTGCGGCCGCGGGCCCGGTGCCCGGAATGCCGGCTCGCTTGGTTTTCAAACAGACCGCTGGAGTTTGCAGGTGAGAAAGGCGGGCGTCAAGTCTCCGCAGAGCTTCCCCCGAATTATTAGGATCCACTACGCGACAAGGCCGCTGGGAGGGTCTGTGAGGTGGACCAAGGACCAAGACAACAG GGAGTGTGTTTACACCGCCGGTTCTCCCATCAACAACCGAGCCCTCTTCCCCTGCCAGGAGCCGCCGGTTGCCATGTCAACGTGGCAGGCGAGGGTACGGGCCCCCAGCGACTGCGTGGTGTTGATGAGCGGGGACGACCAGGCTGCTCCAGCTGAGAACGGGGACACAC ATTTCCTTATCTGGAACTATTACGTCACGATGCCCATGCCTGCGTCCACTTTCACCTTGGCCGTGGGACACTGGCGGCAGGTCCCCGCAGAAACTCCTTCGGCTCCTGGGAAAGAGGCCGAAGGCGGGGTGGACTGCAGCGGCCCCACGGCCGAGCTTGTGTCAGGACTTAGAAACTCCACTGGCGAAGTAGTAAGGGGCTCTCCACATCAGACTGGCAG CAGAGACGAGGCCTCCGGCTCCGACGCTGCATTCTGTCATTCCTCCCTCGGGGACCAGGAGCTCTCTTTAACTGATTATTCAGGCATGGTGGATGACGGCATCTCCTGTTCCCATGGCGACTACCCCTGTCGGTTTGCTGAGCGGTCGGCTTGGTCCCAGCGGGTGGTTCCGCACCGTGTATTTAGCCCCGTCTGCCTGCTCCAGAAGGCCCAG atggGAGTCCTCAAGCTGCTGCCTCAGTGTTTGGCTGCAGCCCATGCTGTATTAGGGGTGCATCCTTTTCCCCGCCTTGACGTCCTTATCGTCCCAGCAGGGTTCTCCAGTCTGGGCATGGCCAG